The following proteins are encoded in a genomic region of Magallana gigas chromosome 1, xbMagGiga1.1, whole genome shotgun sequence:
- the LOC136270021 gene encoding receptor-type tyrosine-protein phosphatase kappa-like isoform X1 — MGSLCNIECVAGSYGKNCSKQCSYNCNETRTCDRFTGRCDDGCKPGWKGVTCNELCDQTLYGINCSENCGSNCVNSSCHHVTGKCNVFIQSLKNTDSSNIPTLPVIGGTSAAIIILIFIIGVIIAYKRIRRSSKFKQNQSYSNAATTNTMAFSNLYQNVGFEVQNESNDISLEIQSRPVENSEPTEVHKTTELKDEEIDIDEKIHEENPYGDFYVMKEPLLGVEISNLESVIKEKSKNENDGFKKEYAMLLYGERYPCDVGKRTENISKNRFKKTFPYDHSRVVLANKRSDYINANYIDGIERERCFIAAQGN, encoded by the exons ATGGGTTCTCTTTGCAATATAG AATGTGTCGCTGGTTCCTATGGTAAAAATTGCAGTAAACAATGTAGCTATAACTGCAATGAAACCAGGACTTGTGACAGATTTACTGGTCGATGTGACGATGGATGTAAACCAGGGTGGAAAGGCGTTACGTGCAATGAAC TTTGTGATCAAACCTTGTATGGTATTAACTGCTCAGAGAATTGTGGATCAAATTGTGTCAACTCCTCTTGCCATCACGTGACTGGGAAATGTAATGTTTTCATTCAG TCCCTAAAGAACACCGACAGCAGTAATATTCCAACGTTACCAGTTATTGGTGGGACATCTGCTGCTATCATcatacttatttttatcattggtGTCATCATTGCATACAAACG TATTAGAcgttcttcaaaatttaagcaaAACCAATCCTATTCCAATG cagCCACCACAAACACGATGGCCTTTTCAAACTTATATCAAAATGTTGGATTTGAAGTACAAAACGAGTCGAATGATATCAGTCTTGAGATTCAATCAAGGCCGGTAGAAAATAGTGAACCAACAGAAGTACATAAAACAACAGAACTAAAGGATGAAGAAATTGACATTGACGAAAAAATACACGAGGAAAATCCTTACGGAGATTTTTATGTGATGAAAGAACCCTTGCTTGGTGTTGAGATATCAAACTTGGAAagtgtaattaaagaaaaatcaaagaatGAGAATGATGGGTTTAAAAAGGAATATGCA ATGTTGTTATATGGAGAGAGGTATCCATGTGATGTTGGAAAACGCACTGAAAATATCTCGAAAAACAGATTTAAGAAAACCTTTCCAT ATGACCATTCGAGAGTTGTATTAGCCAACAAGCGATCAGACTACATCAATGCTAATTACATCGAT GGGATTGAAAGAGAAAGATGTTTCATAGCTGCTCAAGGTAATTAG
- the LOC136270021 gene encoding receptor-type tyrosine-protein phosphatase kappa-like isoform X2: MGSLCNIECVAGSYGKNCSKQCSYNCNETRTCDRFTGRCDDGCKPGWKGVTCNELCDQTLYGINCSENCGSNCVNSSCHHVTGKCNVFIQSLKNTDSSNIPTLPVIGGTSAAIIILIFIIGVIIAYKRIRRSSKFKQNQSYSNATTNTMAFSNLYQNVGFEVQNESNDISLEIQSRPVENSEPTEVHKTTELKDEEIDIDEKIHEENPYGDFYVMKEPLLGVEISNLESVIKEKSKNENDGFKKEYAMLLYGERYPCDVGKRTENISKNRFKKTFPYDHSRVVLANKRSDYINANYIDGIERERCFIAAQGN; this comes from the exons ATGGGTTCTCTTTGCAATATAG AATGTGTCGCTGGTTCCTATGGTAAAAATTGCAGTAAACAATGTAGCTATAACTGCAATGAAACCAGGACTTGTGACAGATTTACTGGTCGATGTGACGATGGATGTAAACCAGGGTGGAAAGGCGTTACGTGCAATGAAC TTTGTGATCAAACCTTGTATGGTATTAACTGCTCAGAGAATTGTGGATCAAATTGTGTCAACTCCTCTTGCCATCACGTGACTGGGAAATGTAATGTTTTCATTCAG TCCCTAAAGAACACCGACAGCAGTAATATTCCAACGTTACCAGTTATTGGTGGGACATCTGCTGCTATCATcatacttatttttatcattggtGTCATCATTGCATACAAACG TATTAGAcgttcttcaaaatttaagcaaAACCAATCCTATTCCAATG CCACCACAAACACGATGGCCTTTTCAAACTTATATCAAAATGTTGGATTTGAAGTACAAAACGAGTCGAATGATATCAGTCTTGAGATTCAATCAAGGCCGGTAGAAAATAGTGAACCAACAGAAGTACATAAAACAACAGAACTAAAGGATGAAGAAATTGACATTGACGAAAAAATACACGAGGAAAATCCTTACGGAGATTTTTATGTGATGAAAGAACCCTTGCTTGGTGTTGAGATATCAAACTTGGAAagtgtaattaaagaaaaatcaaagaatGAGAATGATGGGTTTAAAAAGGAATATGCA ATGTTGTTATATGGAGAGAGGTATCCATGTGATGTTGGAAAACGCACTGAAAATATCTCGAAAAACAGATTTAAGAAAACCTTTCCAT ATGACCATTCGAGAGTTGTATTAGCCAACAAGCGATCAGACTACATCAATGCTAATTACATCGAT GGGATTGAAAGAGAAAGATGTTTCATAGCTGCTCAAGGTAATTAG
- the LOC136270021 gene encoding uncharacterized protein isoform X3: MGSLCNIECVAGSYGKNCSKQCSYNCNETRTCDRFTGRCDDGCKPGWKGVTCNELCDQTLYGINCSENCGSNCVNSSCHHVTGKCNVFIQSLKNTDSSNIPTLPVIGGTSAAIIILIFIIGVIIAYKRIRRSSKFKQNQSYSNAATTNTMAFSNLYQNVGFEVQNESNDISLEIQSRPVENSEPTEVHKTTELKDEEIDIDEKIHEENPYGDFYVMKEPLLGVEISNLESVIKEKSKNENDGFKKEYAMLLYGERYPCDVGKRTENISKNRFKKTFPWD; encoded by the exons ATGGGTTCTCTTTGCAATATAG AATGTGTCGCTGGTTCCTATGGTAAAAATTGCAGTAAACAATGTAGCTATAACTGCAATGAAACCAGGACTTGTGACAGATTTACTGGTCGATGTGACGATGGATGTAAACCAGGGTGGAAAGGCGTTACGTGCAATGAAC TTTGTGATCAAACCTTGTATGGTATTAACTGCTCAGAGAATTGTGGATCAAATTGTGTCAACTCCTCTTGCCATCACGTGACTGGGAAATGTAATGTTTTCATTCAG TCCCTAAAGAACACCGACAGCAGTAATATTCCAACGTTACCAGTTATTGGTGGGACATCTGCTGCTATCATcatacttatttttatcattggtGTCATCATTGCATACAAACG TATTAGAcgttcttcaaaatttaagcaaAACCAATCCTATTCCAATG cagCCACCACAAACACGATGGCCTTTTCAAACTTATATCAAAATGTTGGATTTGAAGTACAAAACGAGTCGAATGATATCAGTCTTGAGATTCAATCAAGGCCGGTAGAAAATAGTGAACCAACAGAAGTACATAAAACAACAGAACTAAAGGATGAAGAAATTGACATTGACGAAAAAATACACGAGGAAAATCCTTACGGAGATTTTTATGTGATGAAAGAACCCTTGCTTGGTGTTGAGATATCAAACTTGGAAagtgtaattaaagaaaaatcaaagaatGAGAATGATGGGTTTAAAAAGGAATATGCA ATGTTGTTATATGGAGAGAGGTATCCATGTGATGTTGGAAAACGCACTGAAAATATCTCGAAAAACAGATTTAAGAAAACCTTTCCAT GGGATTGA